Below is a genomic region from Azoarcus sp. KH32C.
CCTCGGGCGGCCAGGTGCTCTGGATGTAGGCCAGCACCGCCAGGATATCGGCGTCGGACAGGTGCCCGCCGAAGGCCGGCATGTCGCTGTCGTAGCCGGCCGGCGCCCACGGCGGGACCATGCCCTGGCGGACGATATTGATCAGCAGTTCATTGGGGTGATGCCAAGTGTGGCCGGAGGCGTCATGCGGAGGAGCCGGAAGACGTCCGTTGGGACGCCGCTGGCGCCAGTCCGGCTGTCCCTCGAGCCGCGCGCCATGACAGCTCGCGCAGTGCTCGCGGTAGACCGCTTCGCCGCGGGCGACCTGCTTCGCGTCCCCCGGATCGATGCTGCCACCGGGCGCGCAGCCCGCCAGCAGCAGCGCGCACGTGAGCGCGCGCTGCCATCGCACCAGAGCGTCAGTTGCCGCCGCCACCGCAGACGTGGCGATCGCGGCCGCAGTGATAGAAGTCGCCCAACGGTCGATAGAACGTGTATTCGAGCGGATTCACGACCATCGCGCGCCCTGCCTCGCCGACCGTACCGCTGGGAATCGTGAAGGGCAGCGAGATGATGAAGCCGGCCGCGCCGAAGACGCTACCGATGATGCCGATCGGACGCACGATCAGCAGATCGGCAGCCATGTCCGAGCCGCGTTCGCCCGTCACCGGTTCGGTCTGCTGGGCCGAGACGATGGTGCTCGACGACAGGAGGAACGCCGCCGTCATGGTGGCAATCAGCTTCTTGTTCATGATCTTCTCCCACGAGGGCCCGCGGCCCTTTCCGTCAGTGCTTTGCGAATATCTGGGTCTTTCCGTCAGCCCCGAAGCTTACAACATTGTAATGGTCCGCAGGGTAAGGGCCTTCCATTCCGGGCGACCCCATCGGCATGCCGGGCGCCGCGATGCCGGCGACCTTGGGCTTTTCCGCCAGCAGGCGTTTGACATCGGCAGCCGGCACATGACCTTCGACCACGTATCCGCCAACGTGCGCCGTATGGCAGGAGCCGAGCGTCCTCGGCACCCCCGCGGCACGCTTGACGACGGCCATCTCCTCGCTCGCAATCTCCTTCACGCGAAAACCCGCCGCCCGCATGTGCTCGGCCCAGGCGCCGCAGCAGCCGCAGTCCGGGTCCTTGTACACGACCACCTCTTCCCCGGCGGCGTACGCAGCGACAGCGATCAGCGCCGCCGCAGACGCCGCCAGGATCGCCGGCAAACGGCCGGCGCGTTTCTTCCGTGTATTCACGATTCCTCCGAATGATGCAGATCGATCACATGGGGCCGCGCCGCCGCGGAAGACTTCCCCGCTTCGGCACTCGTACGGCCCTCGCCAGCACCCGGGGCCGCAAGCGGCAGGTACAGGCTGAAAGTGGTGAGCCCTTGCATCGAGGCGACCACGACGCGACCGCCGTGGGCCTCGACGATCGAGCGCGTGATGGCGAGCCCGAGTCCGGCGCCGTCGCCCTGGCGTGTGCGCGACGGATCGACGCGGTGAAAGCGCTCGAAGAGCCGCGACAGATGCTCCGCCGGGATCGTGTCGCCGGGATTAGCGACGGCCAGCCGCGCCATGCCGTCATCGACGATGTCGATCGCGATCGTCACGGCCGCCCCGGCCGCCGTGTGACGCAGCGCGTTCGACAACAGGTTCGAGATCGCGCGGCGGAGCATCAGACGGTCGCCCGGCACGCGCGCATCGCCCGTCACCATCAGCCGTACGC
It encodes:
- a CDS encoding DUF411 domain-containing protein, whose translation is MNTRKKRAGRLPAILAASAAALIAVAAYAAGEEVVVYKDPDCGCCGAWAEHMRAAGFRVKEIASEEMAVVKRAAGVPRTLGSCHTAHVGGYVVEGHVPAADVKRLLAEKPKVAGIAAPGMPMGSPGMEGPYPADHYNVVSFGADGKTQIFAKH
- a CDS encoding cytochrome c, giving the protein MRWQRALTCALLLAGCAPGGSIDPGDAKQVARGEAVYREHCASCHGARLEGQPDWRQRRPNGRLPAPPHDASGHTWHHPNELLINIVRQGMVPPWAPAGYDSDMPAFGGHLSDADILAVLAYIQSTWPPEVREQRARMLQQGRP